In Mycoplasmopsis maculosa, one genomic interval encodes:
- a CDS encoding MAG0920 family protein, whose amino-acid sequence MDNLKFYLTEEANTSTTAVESTTISSYILTLIIAIFLVLLTFLRAIIPLFYGQGLKVQILYFLNKKHINKKGLKLDSNFLVFAKSTVSNLFISAIVSLITLIIFLVLLFAFDILKKALYLNNTGFIICTIFLSIFSAIVLVTTIYLGIFKKKIINWIKENDLLDDSKLIEKQINIETQKEQINLEDFLVVVKINKVFSISNNVSKSFWNRNLNNSVSKKITVYFFLTFDFEKVTFGKYKDVTIDSFRDSAIRNNFINETN is encoded by the coding sequence ATGGATAACTTAAAATTTTATTTAACTGAAGAAGCTAATACAAGTACTACTGCAGTAGAATCAACTACAATCTCTAGCTATATTTTGACATTAATAATAGCTATATTTTTAGTATTATTAACTTTTCTAAGAGCAATAATACCTTTATTTTATGGTCAAGGTTTAAAAGTCCAAATATTATATTTTTTAAATAAAAAACACATAAATAAAAAAGGTCTGAAACTAGATTCAAACTTTTTAGTTTTTGCAAAATCAACTGTATCCAATTTATTTATTAGTGCAATTGTTTCTTTAATTACTTTGATTATATTTTTAGTTTTATTATTTGCTTTTGATATTCTTAAAAAAGCTTTATACTTAAACAATACCGGATTTATAATTTGTACAATATTTTTATCAATTTTTTCTGCTATAGTTTTAGTAACGACAATTTATTTAGGCATATTTAAGAAAAAAATAATTAATTGAATTAAGGAAAATGACTTGTTAGATGATAGTAAATTGATTGAAAAACAAATTAATATCGAAACACAAAAAGAACAAATAAATTTAGAGGATTTTTTAGTAGTGGTCAAAATAAACAAAGTATTTTCAATTTCAAATAATGTGTCTAAAAGTTTTTGAAATAGGAATTTAAATAATTCCGTATCTAAAAAAATAACAGTATATTTCTTTTTAACTTTTGATTTTGAAAAAGTTACATTCGGTAAATATAAAGATGTTACAATTGACTCATTTAGAGACAGTGCTATTAGAAATAACTTTATAAATGAGACAAATTAA
- the rlmD gene encoding 23S rRNA (uracil(1939)-C(5))-methyltransferase RlmD, whose amino-acid sequence MKLKENDILNDVIAIDHTYEGLGTVKIDNYPIFVENLLPGEVANITIKKANSRFAFAKVIKRKTTSKKRVEIENTALMKSGSTSLANLSYNDQLEFKENFVNYLFSRNIHFNDINKIFPSNKIWNYRNKLTVFVKLIDNEIKLGLYEKNTHNLIEQTSYDLAAKPISLLLEWIKNNINYYKNMKENVSNIENITVRYSDAFDQLMLVFNVKKQINFEIDFLDKISKAFPQLKVLLEVKNNNVLKKYLSKQTFIYDKIGDLTFKINFNSFFQVNSSQTNNLYELLINNMNLEKSDNVLDAYCGIGTIGLKVSKKVKQVIGIEIIKEAIENAIENAKINGISNISFYSGDVYKIIESLNKQFNKIIVDPPRSGLEQVFLEKILEMKPKQIGYISCNPHTLCRDVDLFLKSNMYELTYLQPCDMFSQTHHIEAVAILNRKK is encoded by the coding sequence ATGAAATTAAAAGAAAATGATATTTTAAATGATGTGATTGCAATTGATCATACATACGAGGGTTTAGGAACTGTTAAAATAGATAATTATCCTATATTTGTTGAAAATCTCTTACCAGGTGAAGTTGCAAATATAACTATAAAAAAAGCTAATTCGCGTTTTGCTTTTGCTAAAGTAATAAAAAGAAAAACTACATCAAAAAAACGAGTAGAAATTGAAAATACAGCTTTAATGAAGAGTGGGTCAACATCTTTAGCAAATTTAAGTTACAATGATCAATTAGAATTTAAAGAAAACTTTGTAAATTATCTTTTTAGTAGAAATATTCATTTTAATGATATAAATAAAATTTTTCCATCTAATAAAATTTGAAACTACAGGAATAAACTAACGGTTTTTGTAAAGTTAATTGATAATGAAATAAAATTAGGATTATATGAAAAAAATACTCACAATCTTATTGAACAAACAAGTTATGATTTAGCTGCTAAACCTATTTCTCTATTATTGGAGTGAATTAAAAACAATATAAATTATTATAAAAATATGAAAGAAAATGTATCTAATATTGAAAATATAACAGTTAGATATTCAGATGCTTTCGATCAATTAATGTTAGTTTTTAATGTAAAAAAACAAATTAATTTTGAAATTGATTTTTTAGACAAAATTTCAAAAGCATTTCCTCAATTGAAAGTTTTATTAGAAGTGAAAAATAATAATGTTTTAAAAAAATATTTAAGCAAACAAACATTTATATATGATAAAATTGGTGATCTTACATTTAAAATTAATTTTAATAGTTTTTTTCAGGTAAATTCTTCTCAAACTAATAATTTATACGAGTTGCTTATAAATAATATGAATCTAGAAAAAAGTGATAATGTTTTGGATGCTTACTGTGGTATTGGTACTATAGGTTTAAAGGTTAGCAAAAAAGTAAAACAAGTTATTGGTATAGAAATAATTAAAGAAGCAATTGAAAACGCAATTGAAAATGCTAAAATAAACGGTATATCTAATATTTCTTTTTATTCTGGTGATGTTTATAAAATAATTGAATCTCTAAATAAACAGTTTAATAAAATAATTGTAGATCCTCCAAGAAGCGGTCTTGAACAAGTTTTTTTAGAAAAAATATTAGAAATGAAACCTAAACAAATAGGATACATTAGTTGTAACCCACATACATTATGTAGAGATGTAGATTTATTTTTAAAAAGTAATATGTATGAATTAACTTATTTACAACCATGTGATATGTTTAGCCAAACACACCATATTGAAGCTGTTGCTATTTTAAATAGAAAAAAATAA
- a CDS encoding IS30 family transposase, translating into MNYIKIDYKIRNIIDIYLNIENKTISKISKMLNISRKSLWNEIKINSNYWGYNANSAQEKHDNREKWKNHFKFINNMNLYNEYSIQFKKKYNKNTFSIELTHLYIKNNFDFKTPSLKTIYNWINSNFWVIKKKDILRKDYKKGGKRLKAPAHIKLVGTRWIRPFWARPREINERSTFGHWEIDLIVGKQKAGHSHILSFVERFSRYGILVKVPNKNPWKINLIVFNIIKKLRLNVKSITCDNGFEFSSLFILAYKLKIYIYRADPYASQQRGTNENFNGYVRRFFKKKTDFNLVSDEEIFNVQHNINNIPRKIHGYLSASEVYELCKIKDPGKIISENSTLYNWERSNNKSNKSKNNFWRLKNNKEI; encoded by the coding sequence ATGAATTATATAAAAATAGATTATAAAATTAGAAATATTATCGATATTTACTTAAATATAGAAAATAAAACTATAAGCAAAATTTCTAAAATGTTAAATATTTCAAGGAAATCATTATGAAATGAAATAAAAATTAATTCTAATTATTGAGGTTATAATGCAAATTCTGCACAAGAAAAACATGATAATAGAGAAAAATGAAAAAATCATTTTAAATTTATTAACAATATGAATTTATATAACGAATATTCAATACAATTCAAAAAGAAATACAATAAAAACACTTTTAGTATTGAACTAACTCATTTATATATTAAAAATAATTTTGATTTTAAAACGCCTTCTTTAAAAACTATATATAACTGAATTAATTCAAATTTTTGAGTAATCAAGAAAAAAGATATTTTAAGAAAGGATTATAAAAAAGGCGGAAAAAGATTAAAAGCTCCAGCCCATATAAAGCTTGTTGGTACAAGATGGATAAGACCATTTTGAGCACGCCCTAGAGAAATAAATGAGAGAAGCACATTTGGTCATTGAGAAATAGACTTAATTGTAGGAAAACAAAAAGCAGGACATTCACACATTCTATCATTTGTCGAAAGATTCAGCAGATATGGCATATTAGTAAAAGTTCCAAATAAAAATCCTTGAAAAATTAATTTAATAGTTTTTAACATTATTAAAAAATTAAGATTAAACGTTAAATCGATAACTTGTGATAATGGTTTTGAGTTTAGTTCCTTATTTATATTAGCTTACAAACTTAAAATTTATATTTACAGAGCTGATCCATATGCTTCGCAGCAGAGAGGAACTAATGAAAATTTTAATGGTTATGTAAGACGCTTTTTCAAGAAAAAAACTGATTTTAACTTAGTTTCAGATGAAGAAATTTTTAATGTTCAACACAATATAAATAATATACCACGAAAAATACACGGATACTTAAGTGCATCAGAAGTTTATGAACTTTGCAAAATCAAGGATCCTGGAAAAATAATTTCAGAAAATTCTACTTTGTATAATTGAGAAAGATCAAATAATAAATCAAACAAAAGTAAAAATAACTTTTGAAGATTAAAAAATAATAAAGAAATATAG
- a CDS encoding carbohydrate ABC transporter permease, protein MFERKLKIQAKFANWTLSKKRDSVTQQVHDRSLVGLITKSVLKLLFLCLFGLIIITPFAYMILLSIMSKEQSLQVSNGTAGIWPSSWNFVSNIVTAATTENAGLWPWSQNDWQKGYLFSFLLTFSNVLLSIFLKVFVTLLLGYAFSLKKWWGKEFIWFILLSLLVLPEVALLSGQQWVVIQLNQLFKPSNNQKTSLFIYNLFIIAVPFIASIFNALMYRNAFEAIPGRIKEVAMVDGAIGAKYLFKIAIPMVAPTTLTIVILTALASWNSYLWPSLIAGSDYRVMSVWLFGVGRENEDQNGPIFNSIRMAGAILVIAPMFLFYFVFRKKIMNAISRQGSAIKG, encoded by the coding sequence ATGTTTGAACGAAAATTAAAGATTCAAGCGAAATTCGCGAATTGAACTCTAAGCAAGAAACGAGATTCAGTTACACAACAAGTTCATGATAGATCACTTGTTGGTTTAATTACTAAATCTGTACTTAAACTACTATTTTTATGTTTATTTGGGCTAATTATAATCACACCATTTGCTTATATGATTTTATTATCAATTATGAGCAAAGAACAATCATTACAAGTAAGTAACGGTACAGCAGGTATATGACCTTCTTCTTGAAATTTTGTTTCTAATATAGTAACTGCTGCTACTACAGAAAATGCAGGTCTTTGACCTTGAAGCCAAAACGATTGACAAAAAGGTTACTTATTTTCATTCTTATTAACATTTTCTAATGTTTTATTATCAATTTTTCTTAAAGTTTTTGTTACCTTATTATTAGGATATGCATTTAGCTTAAAAAAATGATGAGGTAAGGAATTTATTTGATTTATTCTTTTATCATTATTAGTTTTACCAGAAGTTGCATTACTTTCTGGTCAACAATGAGTTGTTATTCAATTAAACCAATTATTTAAGCCATCGAATAACCAAAAGACTTCTTTATTTATTTATAACTTATTTATAATCGCAGTTCCATTTATTGCTTCAATATTTAACGCTTTAATGTATAGAAACGCATTTGAAGCAATTCCAGGAAGAATTAAAGAAGTTGCGATGGTCGATGGTGCAATTGGCGCAAAATATTTATTTAAAATAGCTATTCCAATGGTTGCTCCTACTACATTAACAATTGTTATATTAACTGCTTTAGCTTCATGAAATTCTTATTTATGACCAAGTTTAATTGCTGGATCTGATTATAGAGTTATGTCAGTTTGACTTTTTGGTGTTGGTCGTGAAAACGAAGATCAAAACGGTCCTATATTCAATAGTATTAGAATGGCTGGTGCGATTTTAGTTATTGCTCCTATGTTTTTATTCTACTTTGTATTTAGAAAGAAAATTATGAACGCTATTAGTCGTCAAGGAAGTGCTATTAAAGGTTAA
- a CDS encoding carbohydrate ABC transporter permease — translation MFNRLKRKISKSTNNQILFEYTVNSEANKKKSISASVVDRRTNVFFALILIIPALLVLTSFTVIPFIFNIYNAFTDGKNNFVGVKNINELLNDLFFAVAVRNSFIYALLVLPLTMGISILISSLISNLIKKTFKSFWQTVFFLPYVTNAVAVSLAFTQIFATDGQFNYFLRSLGFEANIDWLGQAGGETSFKSLLPMLINGIWNGLAFNILLFTTAMLSVDKNLYKSASIDGLSSFKQFFTITLPSISKTVTFILTIGIINGIKVFPLALFNNKADEAKLAGASTLMLVIYYYVKDLVDYQLAGAASLILFIIGVSYSSIIRGGFRILSLAALNKGESDVWTKIKDSSEIRELNSKQETRFSYTTSSW, via the coding sequence ATGTTCAATAGACTTAAAAGAAAAATAAGTAAATCTACAAATAATCAAATCTTATTTGAATATACAGTAAATTCAGAGGCAAATAAAAAGAAGAGTATATCAGCAAGTGTTGTTGATAGAAGAACAAATGTGTTTTTTGCACTAATTCTTATTATTCCTGCCTTATTAGTTTTAACATCATTTACAGTTATACCTTTCATTTTTAATATATATAATGCTTTTACAGACGGAAAGAATAATTTTGTTGGTGTAAAAAATATAAATGAATTATTAAATGATTTATTCTTTGCTGTTGCTGTAAGAAACTCATTTATTTACGCATTGTTAGTATTGCCATTAACAATGGGTATATCAATTTTGATATCATCATTAATATCAAATTTAATTAAGAAAACTTTTAAAAGTTTTTGACAAACTGTTTTCTTCTTACCTTATGTTACAAACGCTGTTGCTGTTTCATTAGCATTTACACAAATATTTGCAACAGATGGTCAATTTAATTACTTCTTGAGAAGTTTAGGTTTTGAAGCAAACATAGATTGATTAGGACAAGCAGGTGGTGAAACTTCTTTTAAATCATTATTACCTATGTTGATAAATGGTATTTGAAATGGATTAGCATTTAACATTTTATTATTCACAACTGCTATGCTCTCTGTTGACAAAAACCTCTATAAATCAGCTTCAATTGATGGATTAAGTTCATTTAAACAATTTTTTACAATAACATTACCATCAATTAGTAAAACAGTAACATTTATTTTAACTATTGGTATTATTAATGGTATAAAAGTTTTCCCATTAGCTTTATTTAATAATAAAGCTGACGAAGCAAAATTAGCTGGTGCATCAACTTTAATGTTAGTTATTTATTACTATGTTAAAGATCTTGTTGATTATCAATTAGCAGGTGCTGCTTCACTTATCTTATTTATAATTGGTGTTTCATATTCATCAATAATTCGTGGTGGATTTAGAATTTTATCATTAGCCGCATTAAATAAAGGAGAATCAGATGTTTGAACGAAAATTAAAGATTCAAGCGAAATTCGCGAATTGAACTCTAAGCAAGAAACGAGATTCAGTTACACAACAAGTTCATGATAG
- a CDS encoding ATP-binding cassette domain-containing protein, with amino-acid sequence MIFKRIFNLLKNKTLKVLPEDVSEYERLSKQISNSADSDELPAIELQNVFIDFGETLAVDDVSFKIPEGKLVTLLGPSGSGKTTTLNAISGLLSISSGNVLFYGKDVTLLPPQKRKLGFVFQNYALYPHMSVYANIAFPLKNDSDWQNMIISKRLIAKTKIEIIYLKLLGATDEECKEYLKTVLHTRALLEEMEREYSIELSAVKKNLIDAKSALKLGQNRYDSAYSLLAKKTIKYFADVKDEYKKIVKNIKFEDKIAKANSIERKFIETDIISKIESSNLLKTFAYKEKDNKEIATSKQHEYEQLISEISKIDKSQMEPKEAIKLAKYEKKIMFNLMILRYQMKIVDIEKEFTPKIASLKEKYKATKEEYKQINKTSLERLTRNVKVIPAYLEKEYARIRKELNTKYNFVSVMHEDAKNRTAKLTQEQRKEIEILSKDIISIKQAIHREVLEVAKRVEILPILQKKPTRLSGGQQQRVSIARAIVKKPKILLMDEPLSNLDAKLRINTRQWIREIQQSLGITTVFVTHDQEEAMSISDIVICMSTSRVQQLGSPLELYNKPANQFVARFLGMPEMGLLPAEYKDDKLFVKGVHIPGVKLDVQKATLNVGVRAEDYEIVEKESEAQFKGVIKALENFGKESKLIVDIEGKIRLNFLVNNKLELALNDEIYFNIPKDRLHIFESMSEERMTYHVQ; translated from the coding sequence ATGATTTTTAAAAGAATTTTTAACTTATTAAAAAACAAAACATTGAAAGTTTTACCTGAAGATGTTTCAGAATATGAAAGATTAAGTAAACAAATTTCTAATTCTGCAGACTCTGATGAATTGCCAGCTATTGAATTACAAAATGTTTTTATAGATTTTGGTGAAACTTTAGCTGTTGATGATGTTAGTTTTAAAATACCAGAAGGTAAATTAGTAACTTTACTTGGGCCATCTGGTTCTGGTAAAACAACAACATTAAATGCAATTTCAGGATTACTTTCAATTAGTAGTGGTAATGTATTATTTTATGGTAAAGACGTTACATTGTTACCGCCACAAAAAAGAAAACTAGGTTTTGTTTTTCAAAACTATGCTTTATACCCACATATGAGTGTGTATGCAAACATTGCTTTCCCTTTAAAAAATGATAGTGATTGACAAAATATGATAATTTCTAAACGTTTAATTGCTAAAACAAAGATTGAAATTATTTATCTAAAATTACTTGGCGCAACTGATGAAGAATGCAAAGAATATTTAAAAACAGTTCTTCATACAAGAGCTTTATTAGAAGAAATGGAAAGAGAATATTCAATTGAACTTTCAGCTGTTAAGAAAAATTTAATTGATGCAAAAAGTGCTTTAAAATTAGGACAAAACCGTTATGATTCAGCATATAGTTTATTAGCTAAAAAAACAATTAAGTATTTTGCTGATGTTAAAGATGAATACAAAAAAATTGTTAAAAATATAAAATTTGAAGATAAAATTGCAAAAGCTAATAGTATCGAAAGAAAATTTATTGAAACAGACATAATTTCAAAAATCGAATCTTCAAATTTATTAAAGACTTTTGCTTATAAAGAAAAAGATAATAAAGAAATTGCAACTTCAAAACAACATGAATATGAACAGTTAATTAGTGAAATTTCTAAAATAGATAAATCACAAATGGAACCAAAAGAAGCTATTAAATTAGCAAAATACGAAAAGAAAATAATGTTTAATTTAATGATTTTAAGATATCAAATGAAAATTGTTGATATTGAAAAAGAATTTACACCTAAAATAGCTTCTTTAAAAGAAAAATACAAAGCGACAAAAGAGGAATATAAACAAATAAATAAAACTTCTTTAGAAAGATTAACAAGAAATGTTAAAGTTATTCCTGCTTATTTAGAAAAAGAATATGCAAGAATTCGTAAAGAATTAAATACAAAATATAATTTTGTTTCAGTAATGCATGAAGATGCTAAAAATAGAACTGCAAAATTAACACAGGAACAAAGAAAAGAAATTGAAATTTTATCAAAAGACATTATTTCAATAAAACAAGCTATTCATAGAGAAGTTCTAGAAGTTGCAAAGCGTGTTGAAATTTTACCAATTTTACAGAAAAAACCAACAAGACTTTCTGGTGGTCAACAACAACGTGTTTCTATAGCTCGTGCTATTGTTAAAAAACCAAAAATTTTATTAATGGATGAGCCATTATCAAACTTAGATGCTAAATTAAGAATTAATACAAGACAATGAATACGTGAAATACAACAAAGTTTAGGTATAACAACAGTGTTCGTTACTCACGATCAAGAAGAAGCTATGTCAATTAGTGATATTGTTATCTGTATGTCTACATCAAGAGTTCAACAATTAGGTTCACCTCTTGAGTTATACAACAAACCAGCAAATCAATTTGTTGCTCGTTTCTTAGGTATGCCTGAAATGGGATTATTACCTGCTGAATATAAAGATGATAAATTATTCGTTAAAGGTGTTCATATTCCAGGTGTTAAATTAGATGTTCAAAAAGCAACATTAAATGTTGGTGTTAGAGCTGAAGACTATGAAATAGTAGAAAAAGAATCAGAAGCTCAATTTAAAGGTGTTATTAAAGCTTTAGAAAACTTTGGTAAAGAATCTAAGTTGATAGTTGATATTGAAGGAAAAATAAGACTTAACTTCTTAGTAAACAACAAACTTGAATTAGCTTTAAATGATGAAATTTACTTTAATATTCCAAAAGATAGATTACATATTTTTGAATCAATGTCTGAAGAAAGAATGACATATCATGTTCAATAG
- a CDS encoding thermonuclease family protein — protein sequence MKFKKILSWSVPMSVAIMSSLSAISCEKPEEFNPKVVLDKNHVLVQKNVSKFKVVGGADGDTVYLEALEDNNERGIRTGDKNKIRLSGIDTPEKYVGLTRASDKEYKYALMSSEFASKTLKNNKIVYAYITEKDSFGRWVGDVFYSETNDKPEKIEDVDRSYSVQITRAGLTLPYDINPIPNMDLQKIEGTLQWYVWRLLGVALLNANYYNDGFFAEYSTPYDVSKNVYEIKKFGTAFESFTKKVDINVFNNPNVYKAK from the coding sequence ATGAAATTTAAAAAAATATTGAGTTGAAGCGTACCAATGTCAGTTGCTATAATGTCATCATTATCAGCTATTTCATGTGAAAAACCTGAAGAATTTAACCCAAAAGTTGTTTTAGATAAAAACCATGTTCTTGTTCAAAAAAATGTTTCTAAATTTAAAGTTGTAGGGGGCGCTGATGGCGATACTGTTTATCTTGAAGCCTTAGAAGACAATAATGAACGTGGAATTAGAACAGGTGATAAAAATAAAATAAGATTATCTGGTATTGATACACCAGAAAAATATGTTGGTTTAACTCGCGCAAGTGATAAAGAATATAAATATGCTTTAATGTCATCTGAATTTGCTTCAAAAACTTTAAAAAATAACAAAATTGTATATGCATATATTACAGAAAAAGATTCATTTGGAAGATGAGTAGGTGATGTTTTTTATTCAGAAACTAATGATAAACCTGAAAAAATTGAAGATGTAGACAGATCTTATTCAGTTCAAATAACTAGAGCAGGATTAACACTTCCATATGATATTAATCCTATTCCAAATATGGATTTACAAAAAATTGAAGGAACTCTTCAATGATATGTGTGAAGATTATTAGGTGTCGCTTTATTAAATGCAAATTATTATAATGATGGATTTTTTGCAGAATATAGTACACCATATGATGTTTCAAAAAATGTTTATGAAATAAAAAAATTTGGTACTGCATTTGAATCCTTTACAAAAAAAGTGGATATAAATGTATTTAACAATCCAAATGTTTATAAGGCCAAATAG
- a CDS encoding P68 family surface lipoprotein, whose translation MKKNKLILTSLAGLSLAATSISAVACSATEDSKVIFQVSFTRDKSQWNALEDLVKYYNENIIKPERDKLLKELEAAKIAKDSEKEKQITEKLSSTLEVELSHGGSGYTSGDAKITTDLENKNTKELANLTVNYAHTLARIVQYGKQLDFSNSEFGEHALNRNLFDEEYVKVNDKISGADSGKFYQLPLLKSTVVFNLNGPVFKTIFKTIADAGVTVAESIKTEFNVDNDEWNEDVAYIKSDKMFGNPDTNEKIVQLFNGITVDETIFSDFTSLIKFAMAAAQSFPHKSSDINIIGVDDINGLIAPVLYGSNTVSGDDSKMPISVVKDSDGKTIISFNKLLDKNDETTKKFVEIYNLIKDAIAVKALKVYGDGKFASVDSVNHKIAGSFGSTAGYSYNFNKALDPYIKFINKANPKKNFQVTSANFGLITETGTKKEVKLGTRSNEILSGDRGTKNNDIYPADEETKAKLSELSNGKYLVKVLASKTDEIAVLDSLSDLFKKVGNFKIVNTKNADGSKDATEVVYVTEQDFSAPLKVEGKFEHVIPSLSKSLEESEIVAKQQIGKLVKEDTKTATFLQGPNLFGISKSKELDLATVKFVKFLTSSTQIDLPKSDTKKKVLIDEQKLLQKHLLNTLQELLHT comes from the coding sequence ATGAAAAAGAATAAATTAATATTAACAAGTCTTGCTGGACTTTCATTAGCAGCTACATCTATTTCAGCTGTTGCTTGTTCAGCAACAGAAGACTCAAAAGTTATTTTTCAAGTAAGTTTTACTCGTGATAAAAGTCAATGAAATGCATTAGAAGACTTAGTAAAATATTACAATGAAAATATTATTAAACCTGAAAGAGATAAACTTCTTAAAGAATTAGAAGCTGCAAAAATAGCTAAGGATTCTGAAAAAGAAAAACAAATTACTGAAAAATTAAGTTCAACATTGGAAGTAGAACTTAGCCATGGTGGTTCAGGATATACATCAGGTGATGCAAAAATTACAACAGATCTTGAAAATAAAAATACAAAAGAATTAGCTAATTTAACAGTTAACTATGCTCATACATTAGCTAGAATTGTTCAATATGGAAAGCAATTAGACTTTTCAAATTCAGAATTTGGTGAACACGCATTAAACAGAAATCTTTTTGACGAAGAGTACGTTAAAGTTAATGACAAAATTTCCGGTGCAGATTCTGGTAAATTTTATCAATTACCATTGTTAAAGTCAACAGTTGTATTTAACTTAAACGGTCCTGTTTTTAAGACAATATTTAAAACTATTGCTGATGCAGGTGTTACAGTTGCGGAATCAATTAAAACAGAATTTAATGTAGATAACGATGAATGAAATGAAGATGTTGCTTACATTAAATCAGATAAAATGTTTGGTAATCCAGATACAAATGAAAAAATTGTTCAATTATTCAACGGTATAACAGTAGATGAAACTATTTTTTCAGATTTTACTTCATTAATAAAATTTGCTATGGCTGCTGCACAATCATTCCCACATAAATCATCAGATATTAATATTATTGGTGTTGATGATATTAATGGTTTAATTGCACCGGTATTATACGGTTCAAATACTGTTTCTGGAGATGATTCAAAAATGCCTATTTCAGTTGTTAAAGATTCAGATGGTAAAACAATTATTTCTTTTAACAAACTTTTAGATAAAAATGATGAAACAACTAAAAAATTTGTTGAAATTTATAACTTAATAAAGGATGCTATTGCAGTTAAAGCTTTAAAAGTTTATGGTGATGGAAAATTTGCATCAGTTGATTCTGTTAATCATAAAATTGCTGGATCATTTGGTTCAACAGCTGGTTATTCATATAACTTTAACAAAGCTTTAGATCCATACATTAAATTTATTAACAAAGCAAATCCAAAGAAAAACTTCCAAGTAACAAGTGCTAACTTTGGTTTAATTACAGAAACTGGAACCAAAAAAGAAGTTAAATTAGGAACACGCTCAAATGAAATTTTATCTGGTGATAGAGGTACAAAAAACAATGATATTTATCCTGCTGATGAAGAAACAAAAGCTAAATTATCAGAACTTTCAAATGGTAAATATTTAGTAAAAGTTTTGGCTTCAAAAACAGATGAAATTGCAGTATTAGACTCATTATCAGATTTATTCAAAAAAGTTGGTAACTTCAAAATAGTAAATACAAAAAATGCAGATGGTAGTAAAGATGCAACAGAAGTTGTATATGTAACAGAACAAGATTTTAGTGCTCCATTAAAAGTTGAAGGTAAATTTGAACATGTTATTCCTTCATTATCAAAATCTTTAGAAGAGTCAGAAATTGTTGCTAAACAACAAATCGGAAAATTAGTTAAAGAAGATACTAAAACAGCAACATTCTTACAAGGACCTAACTTATTCGGTATTTCAAAATCTAAAGAATTAGATTTAGCTACTGTTAAATTTGTTAAATTTTTAACATCATCAACACAAATTGACTTACCTAAATCAGACACAAAAAAGAAGGTGTTGATAGATGAGCAGAAGTTGTTACAGAAACACCTTTTGAACACATTACAAGAATTGCTTCATACATAG